In a single window of the Anguilla rostrata isolate EN2019 chromosome 6, ASM1855537v3, whole genome shotgun sequence genome:
- the LOC135258353 gene encoding protein Dr1, with protein MASSSGNDDDLTIPRAAINKMIKETLPNVRVANDARELVVNCCTEFIHLISSEANEICNKSEKKTISPEHVINALESLGFASYITEVKDVLQECKTVALKRRKASSRLENLGIPEEELLRQQQELFAKARQQQAELAQQEWLQMQQAAQQAQLAAASASVQQAGSSQDEDEEDDM; from the exons ATGGCCTCTTCGTCTGGGAACGACGACGATCTCACCATACCAAGAGCAGCTATTAATAAAATGATCAAAGAAACTCTCCCTAACGTTCGGGTTGCAAACGACGCCAGGGAACTCGTGGTGAATTGTTGCACTGAATTCATTCACCTCATATCGTCAGAGGCTAATGAAATTTGTAACAAgtctgaaaagaaaacaatttctcCCGAACACGTTATTAATG CACTTGAAAGCTTGGGCTTTGCGTCCTACATCACCGAAGTGAAAGACGTCTTGCAGGAGTGTAAAACTGTAGCACTTAAACGAAGAAAGGCAAGCTCGCGCCTAGAAAACCTTGGCATTCCAGAAGAAGAGCTGCTCAGACAGCAACAGGAGCTGTTCGCCAAG GCGCGGCAGCAGCAGGCGGAGCTGGCgcagcaggagtggctgcaGATGCAGCAGGCTGCGCAGCAGGCGCAGTTGGCCGCCGCGTCGGCCAGCGTGCAGCAGGCGGGCTCCTCTCAGGACGAGGACGAAGAGGACGACATGTGA